In the genome of Agelaius phoeniceus isolate bAgePho1 chromosome 31, bAgePho1.hap1, whole genome shotgun sequence, the window cccgctccagctccatcccctcaggggccatggcggcctcaggcgggaggcaggagggcaaatcgctccttttgcaaactcacGGCCACCAATCGGTCCCGGCACCACCAGCGGCAGCGGGCAGAAGccgccaaggcagcaggttggatcACAGTGCCCACTGGCAGCGTAGCAGTGTCCCGGGGCCAGGCACACGCCCTGTGCAACACCCGCGACCGCTCTCCATGATCCCGAATTGAAGGAaggcagagcctgaccccaggCAGGTCTCGggtccacagcagcacctctgatGGCTTTACACCACAATTCCTGCAAACCCTCAGCCTTTCACTcaggtgaggagggcagggatggagcagctttggggacacctggaatcCACACAGGGTCACTCCCCACAATGGCCAGAGCTCCTGCTCGATATTTCCACACTTTTCTCTCTTATCTGATGACCACAGCCTGAGGCCAAACATTCTTTCTATGAGGTTTCAGAAGGCCGCAGGTTTTGTTCAAAATGAAGGCCCACTTCACCTTGTTAAGCAGAGAGTTGTTGTCTTTGCAGTTGTTCTGGGGCTCCCCCAGTCCCTTGCCAAGAGGGACAAAATgatcaattgctgcatttctggACTGGTTCCctctcagctgcccctgcaggggcagtttccagccagccctgctctgaaaaccatcaaaggtCCTCgcagagccactgcttgggctccctttggggtttgtgcttcttgcagggctgagcaaaccacaggcagggcctttttccacccacagaattctcccctctgcagcagctctaaagctgccagaatcaaagccaagggggcagGGGAGATCCTCATGTCCTGGCTGccacctggagctgggcagagcagggctgggcaatggccatccctgtgcagtggggctgggccatggctgggccccgGCTGGGCCCGAGTCTTAATTGGACACCCCAACAACATCAGCCACTCCACAATACACATCACTGTCCCAACACTAACAACATCACAATATTTAATCAACAATATCATCAATAATGTAATATCAATTCATATAATATCCAGCAAAAGTCAACTTCCATTAACTTGTTTCTCACAGTACATACCAGTAAAGAACTCTTATTCCTGTTCCCACATCTTTGCCTAAAAGCCCTGTAATTTCAATGTTACAATAATTCAGAGTGAGGGGTATTGTATTTTCCATTCCAATGGAGGTTCCCACCTTGTTCAGCTTCCTTGACAGTGCAGAACAAAGAAACACCATTTCTGCCTGTTTAACaaaagagctgcatttttgtcccaggagcagggaaccATGTCCTGCACCCCTTTGGAACTGGGACGGGCACCAGTAAGCCACCTtagtgggagcactgggagggggaTTGCAGAGCCACTAAGCACACTGGTGTTAACAGGAACAAATCTCAATTTGATTTATGTCTTAACATATGCTACACATGACTGAATAATTACTCTGTGGTTGTCCATGTGCTGGGAACCCTGTCCCTGGCGAGGCTTCACACAACAGAGAATCAGGGGAGAGAAAGCTTCCATGATCTGGCTGTGAGTGACCCACACTGGCTGGTGGGACAGATGCCCGGGAAAAATGTCTGGGAAAAATTCCCAGGAAATCCAGCTGTGGGAAGAGCCTTTGCAAATCAAAGCAGCAAACTGTGACACAACAGGAGCGTTTTGCTTTGGGTTTCTTGGAGGGATTGGGCGCTTGCTCAGAGGGTCAGCTTGGCCCTCCTCCCCTGTGGGATTGACATTCTCTGAACCTGggagaagcagtgagagaagcaaAGAATGATCCCAAGAGTTCTTATCTCAgttactgctcctgtgtttttcaCAAGTGGAATGAattgtggaagattgtttacctgaagggaattggtaattggattctggtgtgagggttttgattcactgaccaattgaatccaggtgtgtgtgtgtggggactgTTGGCTGACAGTCATGAGATTGTGTGCAGTGGAGggcagttgagtgcttggcagattcagtttagatgtaatgtaatatggcatagaataatatagtataataaagtaaacaattagccttctgaaaagatggagtcagatgcatcactCCTCCCAGTTGTCAGGCAAAAATATCACCCATACTCCCCCTCCTCACCTTTTCCTCCCGGTGGTCCTTCTTCCCTGTCCGCACCCGTTCTTCCCTGCTTCGCTGCTTCCCCGAGGCAgctcattcctgctcctcctggacGTTCCTTCATTGCTTCCCCGATGGAGCGGATGCTGCCTGCACCCACCCGCCGCCTCTGCTGCGTTTCCCACGCTGCCCACAGCCCCGAGCCTGCTGCACCTGCCCACGGCAGCCCCAGCCCGcggcagccagcccagagccaccagtgcccagcaccagcccGCAGCCAGCccgcagcagcccctgcagtcaTCGCTCACAATGCCAGAGACACGCAGGTGCCGTCCTTGGAAATCACGCCCAGCCACTCACAAAAGCCATGTGGGCTCGCCCTGGCTTGCAGCACACACACTCCGTCTGCCGAGCTGATGCCCACAGAGCGCCTGGGCTTCTTGTGCTAACGCTGTCCCtgtcttctgtttctctctctgtccttttccctttctactcccttctcttcccctttggtAAGAACCCTTACCCTCCTTTATCAATAAACAGTTCTCAGATAGAATATTGCCATGTTTGTGCTTCATTTTCATCCGAGAAACCTTTCAGCAAGAATCCTCCCTGACTCCCCCTTTTAcagtgggatgggacaggggtaGTGGGAGGGGGAATGGGGAGCACAGGGTGCCCTGTGTAGCCTCCCCCTGACCCATGACCACCTCCCTTGGAAGGATGGGCAACCACAGGAGCCATGGAGGGAgcacccccagtgtcacccagtgccTCCTGCTTCCCAGAGCATCACAACTTTTGGTGTAGATTGTCATAGATGTCGCTGGGCTCCCACGGTTGCCTTTGCAGCTCCATGTATGTCGCCTGAGGATCCTCCACTGAGGGTGCCAGAGGGTCTTGGGGAGCCCTGTGGGAATAAGGGGATGTGTGGaaggggatgggaggtgctgggggtttGGGTAAAAGGTGTATCATGGCTGGAGCCTGCACCCACCTTTCCTGGTGCTTCCTGGCATCTGCAAAGGAAAACTGGAGGGGTGACTTTGGAGACCCAGGGGCCCCCATCCGCCCCTGGGAATGCTGAACCACAACCAGACACACAATCTTCCCCAGGCCCCCCAGTATCCCTGATGTGTCCCCACATGCACCAGCAGCCTGAGCCCCCAGAACCCcgagcctggcagggaggggaacCCCTGATAGAACCCCCAACATCCCTGCAGGACGCTccaacagctcccagggctcgGAGCCATGGACACtgcgggctcagcccctcccaagtcaggggctgtgggtgccgCCCTATGGCCCCCCTTCTGTGGGGCCCTTCCCACCTCTCTCCATGACCCCCatccccccattgtcacccacccacACAGTGCCAGCGGTGCCAGGCCACAATGACACCcacgagcaggagcaggaacaaaagggCCCCACCGACCCCTGCAGCCACTGTAAGAAACAGAGGGGGACACATCAGGGTCACCCATCCCCCCAGgggtcctgcactccctggTGACCCTGTGTGACCCCACCTGTGACCCAGGGTGAGCcaggtgtcacctccagggccaCCTCTGGGCTGAGTGCCCGGAACACGCGGTGcccgtcctgtcccagctggttggtggccaCGCACTGGTAGGTGCCCGAATGTCCCACACTGAtatccctgagctccagcaggggaccctgggccacctcctgcccattgtgcagccaggtgaaggtgacaggggctgagcccacctgcactgagcagtgcagggtcacGTTGTCACCTGCATGGacctggtgtgacaggggacCAGGGGTGATGCTGGCATTGGCCAcgggcactgtggggacagagacagggctggcacaAAGAAAGGTGGGATGAGGGTGCCATGGGTGTGGTGATCCCCAGCCCGAGGGTCCCGCTCACCAAGGACGGTGACATTCATGGGGTCACTCTCGGCCATGCTGTCCCCGTTGCTGACCCGGCACCGGTACTGGCCGctgtcattgtccccaatgtgGTGCAGCTCCAGGCGGGGTGAAATGCCCAGCGGTGCCCCCGAGCCCTCCCggtgccaggagaaggacagggcacctgtccccatggccaccgtgcagctcagcaccaggctgtCCCCGAGTGCCACCTGTCCCCCggggggctgtgctgacagggacacccccgaGAGCAGGACCCCTGCagggggacagtgagggactgGGGACCCCGGAGGGgtggaggacatggaggggaaagaaggggattggaggggagcagagaggatcCCAGTGAGCAGAAGGGGACCCTGGGAGGCACGTTGGGACCTGGGGACAATGGCGAGACCCTGTGGAAAGGGGGAGAgacccaggcagggatggggaaccaGACGAGAGACTGAGGAGCCTCAGGGAATGATTTGGGGTTCAGAGACGGGTGGGAGGacccagggaagggagggagacCAGAGGGTGGAGCAGGGACCTTGGAAGGGGTGGGGAatccagggagggctggggaggacaaAGAGAGGAATGAGGGATCTGCAGGGGGAACTGGGCAGTCATGGGGGAAACCAAGAGGGACTTGGGAAATTTAGGGTGACCCAGGGAGGAGTAAAGGGAGGGATGAAGGattcaggcagtgctggggaaaccCTCAGAGGATGTTGggcttccctgtccccatccttgcACTCACtgtgcactgtcactgtcaccgtCTCTGAATCTCTCCTCTGTGACGCCACCCAGCCCGTGCAGTGGTAGCGGCCACTGTGGTGCAGCcgcaggggggacagggagagctCAGTCCCATCATGGAGCCCCTCCAGCTTCTTCCCATCATGGTAGAAGTACACATCCGTGAGTGGTTTGTTCTGCCAGCTCCGGCAGCgcagtgtcaccgtgtccccctccagcagcgtccgtgctggcacctgcagcaccagccagcctgAGGGACAGAGGGGTCCTGTCACACCAGGGCCATCAGGCGGGTCATGATGGCACCAGGAGGCACCAGGAGCCACCCATTGTGAGAGAGAAGTCTCCTTGCACAGGGATGGTCTGGGTTGTCCCCATAGGAGGGGACGGGCTCTGGTCACACCAGGAGGTGACCCATGGAGCGGAGCCCAACCAGAACCGTCGGGGTCCCTgtgggtgccaggctggggacatcCAAACCCCCCTCACCGTGTAAGACTGTCACCGTAGGGCTGTGCCCGGTGCCAGGTCTGTCACACGTGTAGGTGCCACCTTCAGTGACAATGAGGTGGTCAcgtccctgctgccaccagcgCTGCCCGtccttgtaccaggtggtggcaccggCGGTCCCCAAGCCCTGACAGATCAGTGTCACCCGTTCCCACAGCAATGCTGGTCTCCAGGGGGGCACCAcgaggagctgggtggtctgggcacctgtgggtgacaggggacaccagcctgccagggccagcgtggggctggggacagtggggtggggccatggcatcccctgaggactcaccagcgaggccgagggtctgggctggaagggagaagggacagggctgggtgggggtggcaccatggggacagaggcacAGGGGCATGGGGTGTAGGGGATGTGCCCAAAGTGTCCTTGTGTGACATGGaccccttggggacagggacactgcggGCACCCCTTGCTCAGGCAGGACATGGGAACACTGTGGGCACCCCTGAACTGGGGATGTCACAGCCACCCCGTGCTGGCACAGGTCACCCCCACCTGCCCCATGTTGCCTCCCCGAATCCCTGACCCCCTGTTATTGTCCCCACATTCCTgtcccccttcccctgcccccccAGCCACCCCATGGCTCCAGTGACCTCATGCACTGGTTCTGATGGCCTTGGGGACCTCAGAGGACAccacagcccccctgtgccccctcccctccctatCCCTGGGGTGTCAGGACTGTGCCTggggcactcaccccacaggagcagcgccaccttcccagccatcccggtgtccccagccatgtgcactggctgtcactcgctgccgggggtggctgtccctgtccccccggtGGTGGCTCTTTGGCCAAAGGGGAAGCAAGTGAGGTCAGGTCTTGTCCTCATGTGTTGGTGGCCTCTGGTGGGGGCTGGGTGGCCACAAGCACAGGATCATGGGgatgtggccatggggacagctgTGGGAAGGGTGCAAACAGTCTGGGTACAAGGCTGGGTGGACAAATTGGGACATGGGTTTCCCACGAGTGTGGGCCTCAGGGGTTTGGGAAGCCAGGGATGGGGTGCCAGGGAATGGCGGTCCTGAACTGGGGGAGTtactgggaatgggggtgccatgggaatgggggttcccagagctggggggacTCAGGGATGGGAGTCCCAGGGGAACGTGGGCTCCAGGGATTTTGggtcatgggatggggatgctgggggaatAGTGGATCCCGTGGGAATGGAGGTCCTGGAAGAATCAAGGtcctggggaaaggaggatTTCAGGGGATGGAATGAACTGGAGAGGGTTCTTTGGGAGTAGGGTGCTGGGCCATGGAGATCCTGGGGAATGTCAGTACTGGGATGGGGGTTGCAGAGGGGAGGGACACAAGAAATGGGGGTCCCATGATTTGATTTCCAGGGGAATGGAGGTCATGGGGATGGGAAGTGGCTTGGTGAGCCTGTGGttcacagctccttccctgggtgcctcagattttggggtgacccaGGGCCCCGTCCTGCCCCCACAAGATGCTGGCAGCCCGGGGGTCACTCCAGACAGAGTCTGAGGTGCTCTGGgtctgtgtccccccagcccccagggacttctccctctcttttttccatttccatcaTTTTATCCCTCAATTTCACAAGTCCCCAGTTTGTGCCCTGATGATCCTGGTGGgcacctgagcagggagggggtTGGGGAAAGCCCAGGGTGGGGGAAGCAGGGATGAGAggtctgcagggagggctggggaggctgtgggggatgGGGATGTCCAACTGTGCCCTCCCCAACACTTTCACTTTCTCTCTGCTGCAGAAAAAGGAAGAGGCCGTTTGTGCTGAGTGTCACACGGGGGGGAGAGGGGGGGCAGGTTCTGTCCTGGGGGGGACATCCAGGGGGCTCCTGTCTTGGGGggatcctgtcccagggggGACATGTGATGGACAAGGGGCTCCTGTACTGGAGCATGGCAGATTCGGAGGGGTCCAGACTTGTCCATTCTTGCTCGTCCCCTGCAGGATCTCAGCCAGCAAGAGCAGCTGGGGAATGGAGCCCCTGGGCAGGAAGGAACTCCCAGACTCCTGCTCCTTGAAGACAGAGGCCACCCAAGGGTGGGGCCCAGacatggcccagccccactgcacagggatggccattgcccagccctgctctacccagccccaggtggcagccagcacctgagggtcccccctgcccccttggctttgattctggcagctttagagctgctgcagaggggagaattttgtggggggaaaaaggccctgcctggggtttgttcagccctgcaagaagcacaaagcCCAAAGAGAGTACAAGCAGTGGTTCTGTGagggcctttgatggttttcagagaAGGGCTGGCTAGAAACCGCacctgcaggggcagctgagagGGAACCAGTCCAGCAATTGATCATTTCTTCCTCTTGGGAAGGGACTGACAGAGGCCCAAAACAACTGCAAATCCTACAACAATCTGCTCAAGAACTGGAGCTTGACCATTGTCCTTGAACCAAACCTGCAGCCCTCAGGATCCGCATGGAAAGAATGCTTGGATTTGGATTGTAGTGGGCAGATAAGAGAGAAATGTATGGAAATATCAGTCAGTGGATCTGCCTGTGGTCATGGAAAGGCTGTGGGGAGTGTCCCTGCCTGgattccaggtgtccccaaagctgctccatccctgccctcctcacctCAGTGAAAGGCTGAAGGTTTGCAGGAATTGTGGTGTAAAGCCACCAGAGATGCTGCTGTGGACCCGAGACCTGCCTGGGGTCAGGCGCTGCCTTCCTTCCATTCAGGATCATGGAGAGCGGTCGCGGGTGTTGTGCAGGGCGTGTGCCTGGCCCCGGGACACTGCTACGATgccagtgggcactgggatccaacctgctgccttggcggCTTCTGCCCACTGcctgtggtggtgctgggacCGATTGGTGGCCgtgagtttgcaaaaggagcgatttgccctcctgcctccttcccgaggccgccatggcccctgaggggatggagctggagcggggcaccccctgctggccgggagtgctccctgcagcgctccctgctggccgcggttataactgccacaaaaaccaacagcgCTGCGCGGGAGGGAAAGTTCTgggtttgtgttgtttgttCTGTTCTGATTTAATAATTTCTCCGTAAAGAGCTCTTATTCCTTTTCCTACACTTTTGCCTGGAAGCCTTATCTTTTCTGCaactaaaaaatgttttagatATGGGTCTTCTCTCCATTCCAGGAATGTTCCCACTTTCCTTGGTAGACATTTCTTATTTAAATGAGTTGCCAACTCCTGGGTTCAGTGTGGATGGGACAGACACCCCAAGAGGAGACAGGGTCAGGGACTTGGCCACctcatgctctgccttttaagTCAGTTGGGCCACCAAGGGCCCACTTCTAGTCACTTGGACACTCAGCAGCTGGCTTTGGCAGAGCATCATGCTGTCCTCAATATGCCATGGTTGAGAGACTGATGGACAGACAGGGCTCTGTCTCACCAAAAGCAAGGCCTGACCCACCCCTGCCACACGCAGGTGTTCCAAATTGTCTCCAGGCATCAAgcttttcctgtctctgacaccccaccctgtgccatggcctgatcCTGACTGCCCTGGAAAAGGGGGAAGCTCTGGAACCCCCACAGGGCTTTTGTGACATCCTCGTGTGGGGAACACAGCAGAGGATGGGTTTGGGACAGGGAACAAGagaatccagagcctcctgaaggCCACTTTGGCCATCAGAGCAAGGAAGGTCGAGGCCCTGCCAGGTTCTTCTGGTGGAGGAAACCTGCTGGGGGAAATATCTGGGGTTTGTTCAT includes:
- the LOC129133536 gene encoding Fc receptor-like protein 4, which produces MAGKVALLLWAQTLGLAGAQTTQLLVVPPWRPALLWERVTLICQGLGTAGATTWYKDGQRWWQQGRDHLIVTEGGTYTCDRPGTGHSPTVTVLHGWLVLQVPARTLLEGDTVTLRCRSWQNKPLTDVYFYHDGKKLEGLHDGTELSLSPLRLHHSGRYHCTGWVASQRRDSETVTVTVHRVLLSGVSLSAQPPGGQVALGDSLVLSCTVAMGTGALSFSWHREGSGAPLGISPRLELHHIGDNDSGQYRCRVSNGDSMAESDPMNVTVLVPVANASITPGPLSHQVHAGDNVTLHCSVQVGSAPVTFTWLHNGQEVAQGPLLELRDISVGHSGTYQCVATNQLGQDGHRVFRALSPEVALEVTPGSPWVTVAAGVGGALLFLLLLVGVIVAWHRWHCVGVPLSGVSLSAQPPGGQVALGDRLVLNCMVATGTGALSFSWHREGSEPLLGTGPRLELHHIGDNDSGQYWCRVRDGEREAESDPLNVTVLGDSMSLRCSVQVGSAPVTFTWLHNGQEVAQGPLLELRDIDVGHSGTYQCVATNQLGQDGHRVFRALSPELALEWPQSCQEAPGKFVCNFLKRIEEEETIAMGAGLRPYSPIFQSKTSAALLCVLVEEDFYNPKQGVCLAPGHCYAASGHWDPTCCLGGFCPLPLVVPGPIGGLPVADATITPGALDVTLQDTGTHRDTVAAGVCGAFLLLLLLVGVIVAWNWWHCAASLRATTLQDPQVTYAELWGHQGQPREPGDIYGNVL